A genomic stretch from Corynebacterium faecale includes:
- a CDS encoding M48 family metallopeptidase, whose amino-acid sequence MHEIVVIRSARRTRTVQARIVDGKVEVRIPARMTKGEEEKAVEEIVAKLKKRTTSSAHSDAALVERAHRLNETVLEGRARVGSVRWVGNQTSRWGSCTVATADIRISDRLRHVPDYVLDAVLVHELTHTFIPDHSAEFWSWADKTPLAERARGYLEAYQRWG is encoded by the coding sequence ATGCACGAGATTGTGGTGATCCGTTCTGCACGGCGGACCAGGACGGTACAGGCGCGGATCGTCGATGGGAAAGTCGAGGTCAGGATTCCGGCGAGGATGACCAAGGGGGAGGAGGAGAAGGCGGTGGAGGAGATCGTCGCAAAGCTTAAAAAGCGCACCACCTCCTCCGCGCACAGCGACGCCGCCCTCGTGGAACGCGCGCACCGTCTCAATGAGACGGTGCTGGAGGGGCGTGCCCGGGTGGGGTCGGTTCGGTGGGTGGGCAACCAGACATCGAGGTGGGGGTCATGCACGGTCGCAACCGCCGACATCCGTATCTCTGACCGGCTGCGTCACGTTCCGGACTATGTGCTGGATGCGGTGCTGGTGCACGAGCTGACGCATACCTTCATCCCGGATCACTCCGCGGAATTCTGGAGTTGGGCAGACAAAACGCCCCTGGCCGAGCGGGCCAGGGGCTATCTTGAGGCGTATCAGCGCTGGGGCTAG
- a CDS encoding zinc-dependent metalloprotease: protein MNSNGFGFSFPNNDDDDNDRDRNNNDPFGFFGGGAGGFGGGGLGDLLNQFGQMLSGMGDSMNSPEAGGPVNYELAARIARQQIGRAPETKQSDRDAVTESIRLAELWLDDATQLPTSGHRPEAWNAEAWLENTLPMWKRLVSPVAAHMNQAQLENLPEEAKEMMGPMSSMMNQMSSMNFGMQLGNALGDLAKQTLSGSDFGLPVAPTGVAAILPTNLAEASKGLNVPAQEMLVYICAREAARQRLFKHVPWLIERLVSSVEEYAAGLEIDTSHIQDAMGQFQMDNPDPQRLQEMMSELQGMDLSPRISSRNAAAVSRLETLLALIEGWVDLVVTQAMSERIPSTSAINEAWRRRRATGGSAEKAFAKVVGIEFNAPKVAEATELWRRIEVAVGVERRDAVWDHPDFLPVAEDLDNPAQFIDGLLDEGSSDGFDPIAEINKLEQFLADEAGKKDSTDESDESDDSDEDKPEK, encoded by the coding sequence ATGAATTCCAATGGCTTCGGTTTCTCTTTCCCGAATAACGACGACGATGACAACGACAGGGACCGTAATAACAACGATCCTTTCGGTTTCTTCGGCGGCGGCGCCGGTGGGTTCGGCGGCGGCGGATTAGGTGATCTCCTCAACCAGTTCGGTCAGATGCTGTCCGGCATGGGCGATTCCATGAACAGCCCCGAGGCTGGCGGTCCGGTCAACTATGAACTGGCAGCACGCATCGCCCGCCAACAGATCGGCCGGGCTCCTGAGACCAAGCAGTCTGACAGGGATGCGGTCACCGAATCCATCCGTCTCGCCGAACTCTGGTTGGATGACGCCACCCAACTGCCCACCTCCGGTCACCGCCCCGAGGCCTGGAACGCCGAGGCCTGGTTGGAGAACACCCTGCCCATGTGGAAGCGCCTCGTCTCACCTGTCGCTGCACATATGAACCAGGCCCAGCTGGAGAACCTCCCCGAGGAGGCGAAGGAAATGATGGGCCCGATGTCATCGATGATGAACCAGATGTCCTCCATGAACTTCGGCATGCAGCTGGGCAACGCACTCGGCGATCTGGCCAAGCAGACACTGTCCGGTTCAGATTTCGGTCTGCCCGTGGCTCCCACCGGTGTCGCCGCAATCCTGCCCACCAACCTGGCTGAGGCATCCAAGGGCCTCAACGTTCCAGCCCAGGAGATGCTCGTCTACATCTGTGCCCGCGAAGCTGCGCGTCAGCGACTGTTCAAGCATGTGCCCTGGCTGATCGAGCGACTGGTGTCGTCGGTGGAGGAATACGCCGCCGGTCTGGAGATAGACACCTCACATATTCAGGACGCCATGGGCCAGTTCCAGATGGACAACCCAGATCCGCAGCGCCTTCAGGAAATGATGAGCGAGCTGCAGGGCATGGACCTCTCCCCCCGCATCAGTTCCCGCAACGCCGCGGCTGTCTCCCGCCTGGAGACCCTGCTCGCGCTCATCGAGGGTTGGGTTGACCTGGTGGTCACCCAGGCGATGTCCGAGCGCATCCCCTCCACCTCAGCTATCAACGAGGCATGGCGTCGCCGCCGCGCCACCGGTGGTTCCGCGGAGAAGGCCTTCGCCAAGGTCGTCGGCATCGAGTTCAACGCCCCGAAGGTCGCCGAGGCCACCGAACTGTGGCGCCGCATCGAGGTGGCTGTCGGTGTTGAGCGCCGTGACGCCGTCTGGGACCACCCTGACTTCCTGCCCGTGGCTGAGGATCTGGACAACCCAGCGCAGTTCATCGACGGCCTCCTCGACGAAGGCAGCTCCGACGGTTTCGATCCCATCGCCGAGATCAACAAGCTCGAGCAGTTCCTTGCCGATGAGGCCGGGAAGAAGGATTCCACCGACGAGTCCGATGAATCCGACGACTCCGATGAGGACAAGCCCGAAAAATAG
- a CDS encoding YlbL family protein has product MNRRIKTLAWGAVPLVALASLVSIDHIPGTDISLTVPYAAEGPGPTFNTLGDVDGVEVVEITGVETDDVEGNFNMTTVSVRTGMTLSQALTRWLFTDDTIVPIEQIFPPGQSMEEVQESNTLAFTASEAAATIAAMNFLGLPVEAEVVEVVEDSAAAGQFEPGDTLIDVNGAPVTTPGQVQEIIRGMSPGDEVTITYTRGGEPGSATVTLGEHPQDAALPLLGISMTSVPTSEAEVSYNLEDIGGPSAGLIFSLAVVDKLSEGPLNGGRFVAGSGTIAEDGTVGPIGGISHKVRAAEEEGADIFLAPAANCAEALTADSGDMTILKVDSLEHAVEQMENYNSGRDFEACS; this is encoded by the coding sequence GTGAACCGCAGAATCAAGACCCTCGCCTGGGGAGCAGTCCCACTCGTGGCGCTGGCATCCCTTGTCAGCATCGACCATATCCCGGGCACCGACATCAGTCTCACCGTTCCATACGCGGCGGAAGGACCCGGCCCCACGTTCAACACCCTCGGTGACGTCGACGGGGTGGAGGTCGTGGAGATCACCGGTGTGGAGACTGATGATGTGGAGGGCAACTTCAATATGACCACGGTGTCCGTCCGCACCGGCATGACGTTGTCGCAGGCCCTGACCCGCTGGCTGTTCACCGATGACACCATCGTGCCCATCGAGCAGATCTTCCCTCCGGGGCAGAGCATGGAAGAGGTCCAGGAGTCCAACACCCTGGCATTCACTGCCTCTGAGGCAGCCGCGACGATCGCCGCCATGAATTTCCTCGGTCTGCCGGTGGAGGCGGAGGTGGTTGAAGTGGTCGAGGATAGTGCCGCTGCCGGACAGTTCGAGCCAGGCGACACCCTCATCGACGTCAACGGCGCCCCCGTCACCACGCCGGGTCAGGTCCAGGAGATCATCCGGGGGATGTCCCCGGGGGACGAGGTCACCATCACCTACACCCGCGGCGGCGAGCCGGGGAGCGCGACGGTGACCCTTGGCGAGCATCCCCAGGATGCCGCCCTGCCACTGTTGGGTATCTCCATGACATCCGTCCCGACCTCTGAGGCGGAAGTTTCCTACAACCTCGAGGACATCGGCGGCCCCAGCGCGGGGCTGATCTTCTCCCTCGCGGTGGTGGACAAATTATCCGAAGGCCCCCTGAACGGGGGTAGGTTCGTGGCGGGAAGTGGCACCATCGCCGAGGACGGCACGGTGGGCCCGATCGGTGGCATCTCCCACAAGGTGCGCGCAGCAGAGGAGGAAGGCGCTGACATCTTCCTGGCTCCCGCAGCCAACTGCGCTGAGGCACTCACCGCCGATTCGGGTGACATGACGATTCTGAAGGTGGATTCCCTCGAGCATGCCGTCGAACAGATGGAGAACTATAACAGTGGCCGGGACTTCGAGGCCTGCAGCTAG
- a CDS encoding PPA1309 family protein, with product MNDAVFSPQALNKAMLEAVDFIHAEGWDQGPTLFALVPTEMLVDTLDEDIEDSPLTLVVQDNLPDNLLPGSEALGDYVSRLAWPAQIAGALLVQEIMFTDSSIPGSEPRPARLFSGVLRGEAELTLLQLRPTDSELAARGPFSEDEIELRGGPGVAPGVIAALRYTLEADPEEF from the coding sequence ATGAACGACGCTGTTTTCAGTCCGCAGGCTCTCAACAAGGCGATGTTGGAGGCAGTCGACTTCATCCACGCTGAAGGATGGGATCAGGGCCCCACCCTGTTTGCACTGGTCCCCACTGAAATGTTGGTGGACACCCTTGACGAGGACATCGAGGATTCACCCCTCACCCTCGTGGTTCAGGACAACCTTCCCGATAACCTACTTCCGGGGTCGGAAGCACTGGGGGATTATGTCTCGCGCCTGGCGTGGCCCGCCCAGATTGCAGGTGCGCTACTGGTGCAGGAGATCATGTTCACGGACTCCTCCATTCCAGGTTCGGAACCCCGCCCGGCCCGCCTGTTCTCTGGCGTGTTGCGCGGAGAAGCTGAGTTGACGCTGTTGCAGCTACGCCCCACCGATTCCGAATTAGCTGCTCGCGGGCCGTTCTCCGAGGATGAGATTGAGCTTCGTGGTGGTCCGGGGGTGGCTCCTGGTGTGATCGCGGCACTGCGGTACACCCTGGAAGCAGACCCGGAGGAGTTCTAA
- a CDS encoding UPF0182 family protein produces the protein MATGLTPPPQPIKRPPKVVTWIIGIIALLVLITPLAVGFYTDWLWFGEVDYRGVFSTVIVTRIILFIVFALLAGLITWLAGYFTIKLRPDELTAFDAESPVFQYRQMIENSLRRILIIVPVFVGLLAGLVGQRSWRTVQLFLNRQSFGVEDQQFGMDYGFYAFALPMLRLITGSVSMLLVVAFIIALVGHYLLGGIRAGNQMTGQKPFISRGARIQLAVTAGLWMIIRVIGYWLDRYDLLIKENQTFTGAGYTDINAQLPAKIILMVIAAIVAVAFFSAIFLKDLRIPGLAVVLLVLSSIVVGAAWPLMLERFSVQPNRAEKESEYISRNIESTRYAYGITDEEVSYLENWGSGGATNAEVAADEATISNIRLLDPQILSPTFTQQQQLRNFYGFPEQLAMDRYEVDGELRDFVVAARELDPNSLQQNQQDWINRHTVYTHGNGFIAAQANQVDEVARDVGSTRGGYPVYTVSDLQSNARAAESENAEELGIMVDQPRVYYGPLIASASDGADYAIVGDTGDGPVEYDTDSTSYTYDGDGGVGIGNMVNRAAFALRYQEMNMILSDRVGSESKILFERDPRTRVEKVAPWLTTDSKSYPTVIDGRIKWIVDGYTTLDSLPYSTRSSLDEATADSVVVDEFQQPLITDRVGYIRNSVKAVVDAYDGSVELYEFDTEDPVLKAWQGVFPDVIQPESEISDELRNHLRYPEDLFKIQRDMLAQYHVDDAGTFFTNDAFWSVPNDPTAPEGRQELKQPPYYIVAADPETGESSFQLITPFRGLQREYLSAHMSASSDPDTYGQITVRVLPTGAVTQGPKQAQDAMMSSDQVAQDQTLWRGSNDLYNGNLLTLPVGGGEILYVEPIYSQRKDQESAFPKLLRVLVFYKGQVGYAPTIAEALSQAGIDPAAAQDIEVVQEDGSVVVPETDVPVEDGDTPAEVETPTAPAGSEAEGIDSINEALRNLETARDGSFEEYGRALDALDRAVEGYQGAGAGE, from the coding sequence TTGGCGACTGGTCTCACACCCCCACCCCAACCGATCAAGCGACCGCCAAAAGTAGTGACGTGGATCATCGGCATCATCGCGCTGCTGGTCCTGATCACCCCGCTGGCTGTCGGTTTCTACACTGACTGGCTGTGGTTCGGTGAAGTGGATTACCGTGGCGTGTTTAGCACCGTCATTGTCACCCGCATCATCTTGTTCATAGTCTTCGCGCTCCTGGCAGGTCTCATTACCTGGCTGGCCGGCTACTTCACCATCAAACTGCGTCCCGATGAACTGACCGCCTTCGACGCGGAATCACCTGTCTTCCAGTACCGCCAGATGATTGAGAACAGCCTCCGTCGCATTCTCATCATCGTCCCGGTCTTCGTCGGCCTGCTCGCCGGCCTGGTTGGTCAGCGTTCCTGGCGCACCGTCCAGCTGTTCCTCAACCGTCAGTCCTTCGGCGTGGAGGACCAGCAGTTCGGCATGGATTATGGGTTCTACGCCTTCGCCTTGCCGATGCTCCGACTCATCACCGGTTCAGTATCAATGCTGCTGGTCGTTGCCTTCATCATCGCCCTGGTCGGACACTACCTTCTGGGTGGCATCCGTGCGGGCAATCAGATGACCGGTCAGAAGCCCTTCATCTCCCGTGGCGCACGCATCCAGCTGGCGGTCACCGCTGGCCTGTGGATGATCATCCGGGTCATCGGATACTGGCTCGATCGTTATGACCTCCTGATCAAGGAGAACCAGACCTTCACCGGTGCCGGTTACACAGACATCAACGCACAGCTGCCGGCCAAGATCATCCTCATGGTCATCGCGGCCATCGTGGCAGTGGCATTCTTCTCCGCGATCTTCCTCAAGGATCTCCGTATCCCCGGACTGGCTGTGGTGCTTCTGGTGCTCAGCTCGATCGTGGTGGGTGCTGCTTGGCCACTCATGCTGGAGCGCTTCTCCGTCCAGCCGAACCGTGCTGAGAAAGAATCCGAGTACATCTCGCGGAACATCGAATCCACGCGTTATGCCTACGGCATCACGGATGAAGAGGTCTCCTACCTTGAGAACTGGGGTTCTGGCGGCGCTACAAACGCTGAAGTGGCAGCCGATGAGGCGACCATTTCCAATATCCGTCTCCTGGATCCGCAGATTCTGTCCCCGACCTTCACCCAGCAGCAGCAGCTCAGGAACTTCTATGGATTCCCGGAGCAGCTGGCCATGGACCGCTATGAAGTTGACGGCGAACTCCGTGACTTCGTCGTGGCAGCCCGCGAACTGGATCCGAACTCCCTGCAGCAGAACCAGCAGGACTGGATTAACCGCCACACCGTGTACACCCACGGCAACGGTTTCATCGCAGCACAGGCCAACCAGGTCGATGAGGTTGCACGCGATGTCGGATCCACCCGTGGTGGTTACCCGGTGTACACCGTGTCCGATCTTCAGTCCAATGCCCGTGCCGCTGAGAGCGAAAACGCTGAAGAACTCGGCATCATGGTTGATCAGCCACGCGTCTACTACGGCCCACTGATCGCCTCCGCTTCGGATGGTGCGGACTACGCCATCGTCGGTGACACCGGCGACGGCCCGGTCGAGTATGACACCGACTCCACCAGTTACACCTACGACGGTGATGGCGGCGTTGGCATCGGAAACATGGTCAACCGTGCGGCTTTCGCCCTGCGCTACCAGGAGATGAACATGATTCTCTCCGACCGCGTCGGTTCTGAATCGAAGATTCTCTTCGAGCGTGACCCGCGCACCCGCGTGGAAAAGGTCGCCCCCTGGTTGACCACCGATTCCAAGTCCTACCCAACCGTCATCGACGGTCGTATCAAGTGGATCGTGGACGGTTACACCACGCTGGACAGCCTGCCGTACTCCACCCGTTCATCACTGGATGAGGCCACCGCTGACTCCGTGGTGGTTGATGAGTTCCAGCAGCCGCTGATCACCGACCGTGTCGGCTACATCCGTAACTCCGTCAAGGCGGTTGTGGATGCCTACGACGGAAGCGTTGAGCTCTACGAGTTCGACACGGAGGATCCTGTGCTCAAGGCCTGGCAGGGTGTATTCCCCGATGTTATCCAGCCGGAATCTGAGATCTCTGACGAGCTCCGCAACCACCTGCGTTACCCGGAGGATCTGTTCAAGATCCAGCGTGACATGCTCGCCCAGTACCACGTCGATGATGCCGGCACCTTCTTCACCAACGATGCTTTCTGGTCTGTTCCCAATGACCCGACCGCACCTGAGGGTCGCCAGGAGCTCAAGCAGCCTCCGTACTACATTGTCGCCGCTGATCCGGAGACCGGTGAGTCCAGCTTCCAGCTGATCACCCCGTTCCGTGGTCTGCAGCGTGAGTACCTGTCCGCACACATGTCAGCATCCTCTGATCCTGACACCTACGGTCAGATCACCGTCCGCGTTCTTCCTACCGGCGCTGTGACCCAGGGCCCGAAGCAGGCGCAGGATGCGATGATGTCCTCTGACCAGGTGGCTCAGGACCAGACATTGTGGCGTGGATCCAACGACCTCTACAACGGCAACCTGTTGACTCTGCCAGTTGGCGGTGGAGAGATCCTCTATGTGGAGCCGATCTACTCTCAGCGTAAGGATCAGGAATCAGCGTTCCCGAAGCTGCTGCGTGTTCTGGTCTTCTACAAGGGACAGGTTGGCTACGCCCCGACAATCGCTGAGGCTCTGTCCCAGGCGGGAATCGACCCGGCTGCAGCCCAGGACATCGAAGTGGTTCAGGAAGACGGCAGCGTCGTTGTCCCTGAGACTGACGTTCCTGTTGAAGATGGAGACACCCCTGCTGAGGTTGAAACCCCGACCGCTCCAGCTGGTTCTGAAGCTGAAGGTATCGACTCCATCAACGAAGCACTCCGTAACCTGGAGACCGCCCGCGATGGCTCCTTCGAAGAGTACGGCCGTGCACTCGATGCGCTGGACCGTGCAGTCGAGGGCTACCAGGGTGCTGGCGCCGGAGAGTAA
- a CDS encoding BCCT family transporter, with protein sequence MNTPGAPKKRLPSALKKASSGERSIHPALVPGISVDDTDAKFPTSKSVFAVALLFSAAVFIWAVISPTGINQVGTTMQGWVVENFAWFFGALIVAVTLFMLVIGFAPTGRIPLGDDDSEPDYSTTSWISMLFAAGLGIGLIFYGPMEPLIHFLTPPPGSSLEAESSGLVTQAIAQAILHQASLAWPVYALVGGSIAYASYRRGRLPLISSLFEPVFPGGNNRVLGKIIDIFAVLVTLFGTATSLGIGALQIQTGTSIVTGQDVSGDTFLIIAITLLTVIFIFSAVSGVKKGIRMLSNANMLLVIGLTLFALLAGPTVFLLDLVPATLLTFVDGLPAMLTVYPSEGETEKIFLQSWTTLLWAWWISWSPFVGMFIAKISRGRTLREFVVVVVLVPSGISMLWFIIFGGSTIWQRMNGGDMEIKGSGENVMFDLMGNLPFATITSIIVLIAIVIFFVTAADSATNVMGSMSQSGRTVPSKPVTIIWGSMLGLVAMSLLLAGGQNALSGLQSIMVTCALPFAIILVGVMISWAIDLKNDPMMIRRTYALAAIRKGVTQGIDEHGDDFIFGVTQVKKDEGAGADFDSEDPSLTEWFTDATPDDPEDPDVIVKRKPR encoded by the coding sequence ATGAATACCCCTGGGGCACCCAAGAAACGTCTTCCCAGCGCTTTGAAAAAAGCCTCGTCCGGCGAACGTTCCATTCACCCCGCACTGGTACCGGGTATCAGCGTGGATGACACAGATGCGAAGTTTCCCACCAGCAAATCGGTGTTCGCTGTAGCACTGCTCTTTTCCGCCGCAGTCTTCATCTGGGCGGTCATCTCACCCACCGGCATCAATCAAGTGGGCACCACCATGCAGGGTTGGGTGGTGGAGAACTTCGCCTGGTTCTTCGGCGCTCTCATCGTGGCGGTCACTCTCTTCATGCTGGTGATCGGTTTTGCCCCCACCGGCAGAATTCCCCTCGGGGATGATGACAGCGAACCGGACTATTCCACCACGTCCTGGATCTCCATGCTGTTCGCCGCAGGTCTGGGCATCGGTCTGATCTTCTACGGGCCGATGGAACCGCTCATCCACTTCCTCACTCCCCCGCCGGGTTCCAGCCTCGAGGCGGAATCCAGCGGACTGGTCACCCAGGCCATCGCGCAGGCCATCCTGCACCAGGCATCCCTGGCGTGGCCCGTCTACGCACTCGTCGGCGGATCCATCGCATACGCCTCCTACCGACGGGGTCGCCTGCCACTGATCTCATCCCTGTTTGAACCTGTCTTCCCCGGTGGCAACAACCGTGTCCTGGGAAAGATCATTGATATCTTCGCCGTGCTGGTCACCCTCTTCGGCACCGCCACCTCCCTCGGCATCGGTGCCCTGCAGATCCAGACCGGCACCTCGATCGTCACGGGCCAAGATGTCAGCGGTGATACCTTCCTCATCATCGCGATCACCCTCCTGACCGTGATCTTCATCTTCTCCGCGGTATCCGGTGTGAAGAAGGGCATCCGCATGCTCTCCAATGCGAACATGCTGTTGGTCATCGGCTTGACCCTGTTCGCGCTGCTCGCGGGCCCGACTGTGTTCCTGTTGGACCTCGTACCCGCCACGCTGCTCACCTTTGTCGACGGTCTACCCGCCATGCTCACCGTCTACCCGAGCGAGGGCGAGACAGAGAAGATCTTCCTCCAGAGCTGGACCACACTCCTGTGGGCATGGTGGATCTCCTGGTCACCTTTCGTGGGCATGTTCATAGCCAAAATCTCCCGGGGCCGGACACTACGCGAGTTCGTCGTCGTGGTGGTGCTCGTCCCATCGGGCATCTCCATGCTGTGGTTCATCATCTTCGGTGGCTCCACCATCTGGCAGCGCATGAACGGCGGCGACATGGAGATCAAGGGTTCCGGCGAGAACGTCATGTTCGACCTGATGGGCAATCTGCCGTTCGCAACCATTACCTCCATCATCGTCCTCATTGCGATCGTGATCTTCTTCGTCACCGCGGCGGATTCCGCCACCAACGTGATGGGATCGATGTCCCAATCCGGCCGCACCGTCCCATCCAAACCGGTCACCATCATCTGGGGCTCCATGCTGGGCCTGGTGGCAATGTCGCTGCTGTTGGCCGGTGGTCAGAATGCGCTCTCTGGACTCCAATCCATCATGGTCACGTGCGCACTCCCCTTCGCGATCATTCTCGTCGGCGTGATGATCTCCTGGGCCATCGACCTGAAAAACGATCCGATGATGATCCGCCGAACCTACGCCCTCGCCGCGATCCGGAAGGGCGTGACGCAGGGTATCGATGAACACGGGGATGACTTCATCTTCGGTGTCACCCAGGTGAAGAAGGACGAGGGTGCCGGCGCTGACTTCGACAGCGAGGATCCGAGTCTCACGGAATGGTTCACCGATGCCACACCCGATGACCCGGAGGATCCCGACGTCATCGTCAAACGCAAACCGCGCTGA
- a CDS encoding methylmalonyl-CoA carboxytransferase subunit 5S, producing MSPRKIGVTEVALRDAHQSLMATRMAMEDMVDACEDIDKAGYWSVECWGGATFDACIRFLNEDPWERLRTFRKLMPNSQLQMLLRGQNLLGYRHYEDMVVDKFVEKSKENGMDIFRVFDALNDPRNLEHAMKAVKKVDGHAQGTICYTTSPLHDVEGYIQQAGRLLDMGADSIALKDMAALLKPQPAFDIIRGIKETYGEDTQINVHAHSTTGVTMVTLQKAIEAGADVVDTAISSMSLGPGHNPTEALVEMLEGTDYDTGLDMDRLLKVRDHFKSVRPKYAEFESKTLINTNIFQSQIPGGMLSNMEGQLRAQGAEDRMEEVMLEVPLVRKDAGYPPLVTPSSQIVGTQAVFNVLMGRYKVMTAEFADLMLGYYGECIGERNADLISQAQAQAKKEPITVRPADLLEPEWDELRTQAEGLEGFDGSDEDVLTNALFPGVAPGFFTTRPEGPKNVGKTAEQLEKEKAAAKGQSNALQEPITYKVTVGGRSQTVKVEPGE from the coding sequence ATGAGCCCACGAAAAATTGGCGTAACTGAAGTTGCTCTGCGTGATGCACACCAGAGTCTGATGGCAACCCGCATGGCCATGGAGGACATGGTTGATGCGTGTGAAGATATCGATAAGGCCGGCTATTGGAGTGTGGAGTGCTGGGGAGGTGCCACCTTCGATGCCTGCATCCGATTCCTCAACGAAGACCCCTGGGAGCGTCTCCGCACTTTCCGGAAGCTGATGCCCAACTCTCAGCTGCAGATGCTGCTGCGTGGGCAGAATCTCCTGGGCTACCGTCACTATGAGGACATGGTGGTGGACAAGTTCGTGGAGAAGTCCAAGGAGAACGGCATGGACATCTTCCGTGTCTTCGATGCCCTCAATGACCCCCGGAACCTCGAACACGCCATGAAGGCAGTGAAGAAGGTGGACGGGCACGCCCAGGGCACCATCTGTTACACCACCTCACCCCTGCACGATGTGGAGGGCTACATCCAGCAGGCCGGACGTCTCCTGGACATGGGTGCGGACTCCATCGCCTTGAAGGACATGGCTGCACTGCTCAAACCCCAACCGGCATTCGACATCATCCGTGGCATCAAAGAGACCTACGGTGAGGACACCCAGATCAACGTCCACGCGCACTCCACCACCGGTGTCACCATGGTCACCCTGCAGAAGGCCATCGAGGCCGGTGCAGACGTGGTGGACACAGCGATCTCATCCATGTCACTCGGCCCGGGCCACAACCCCACCGAAGCGCTGGTCGAAATGCTGGAAGGAACAGACTACGACACCGGCCTGGACATGGATCGACTGCTCAAGGTCCGCGACCACTTCAAGTCGGTGCGTCCGAAGTATGCAGAATTTGAATCCAAGACCCTGATCAACACCAACATCTTCCAGTCCCAGATCCCCGGAGGAATGCTCTCCAACATGGAAGGGCAGCTCCGCGCCCAGGGTGCAGAGGACCGCATGGAGGAGGTCATGCTTGAAGTGCCACTGGTGCGCAAGGATGCGGGTTATCCGCCACTGGTCACACCGTCCTCGCAGATCGTGGGCACCCAGGCTGTGTTCAACGTGCTCATGGGGCGCTACAAGGTCATGACTGCGGAGTTCGCCGACCTCATGCTCGGTTACTACGGCGAGTGCATCGGTGAGAGAAATGCAGACCTGATCAGCCAGGCCCAGGCCCAGGCCAAGAAGGAACCGATCACGGTCCGTCCGGCAGACCTGCTGGAACCGGAATGGGACGAACTCCGTACCCAGGCTGAAGGACTCGAGGGATTCGACGGCTCCGATGAGGATGTGCTCACCAATGCTCTGTTCCCGGGTGTCGCCCCGGGCTTCTTCACCACTCGTCCTGAGGGGCCGAAGAATGTGGGCAAGACCGCTGAGCAGTTGGAGAAGGAGAAAGCTGCGGCCAAGGGGCAGTCAAATGCACTGCAGGAGCCCATCACGTACAAGGTCACCGTTGGTGGCCGTAGCCAGACCGTCAAGGTAGAGCCGGGAGAGTAG